In Plasmodium cynomolgi strain B DNA, scaffold: 0713, whole genome shotgun sequence, the genomic window GAACAGAAATATATAgaggtaaataaaaagataacagaaatgaaaaaatttgtaaaaatatcgtAGCATATTTATATCAGTATTCATTATGGCATTTTCCAAAGTCTGAACACgataaatgtattttattaaattattgggtATACAGTAAATTGGATGGAATTTTTAGTTTAAATAATCTTTCTGTTATTCTTCTAGCTTTTGCCCCACTCCAACAGATATGGAATGATATGGTTGAAACACTATCACGGGACCCTCGCTATAAAATATGTTGGCCAGACAGTGTTACTATTATGCAAAAAGactggaagaaaaaaaaagaattgtacGATTATTATGTCGATTATGATTATCTTTTACGTATGGCTCAAATCCATA contains:
- a CDS encoding CYIR protein (putative;~vir-type antigen), with protein sequence MENVSANLPYYNQKCDSIRVERKNNENIYEQKYIEYSLWHFPKSEHDKCILLNYWVYSKLDGIFSLNNLSVILLAFAPLQQIWNDMVETLSRDPRYKICWPDSVTIMQKDWKKKKELYDYYVDYDYLLRMAQIHKNNECKYYNKLKEMLSLYETFEKVCEPKGDSCPDVFYKCQKKILSLR